The nucleotide window CCTCCAGATCCAGCGGGGTGAATGTGTATCCTTGTTCGTCCAGACGCTCCGCCACCACAGGGTGAACCGCCCCTTTTAACCGGATCGGGCCGTCGGATCGGCGTGGCCTGCAACCATTCCACCGCTCAGACAAACGCAACCGGGCCCACTGCAGGTCAAACCGTGTAACGGATGCCAACCAATCCAGCATGAGTGGGATGTCCGAACGAAACGAAGCAGCCAGCCGCGCCAAGACGGCCGCTTCCACTTCTTTGATGCGCTCCTCGATCCGCTCCTGTTTCGCCATCCATTCCTGTTCTTGGAGCGTGGGCTTGGCATGGTATACGACGTCAAACGGCGTTTCCCGCACAGGAGCCAATGCATTCATCGCCGACAACTTGGTCGCTTCGGGTGACCGGCGATCCACCACCCATTCGCCCTCACGATTACGACGAACTCCCGTCAACTGTTCGATCTCCCTCGCCAATGCCTCCCGGTACTCGCGAATGTTCCGCTCACATGCCTCCCGGCGACGGCGTAAATCGGCCAACTCCGGATCAAACCCATCATCCAATCGGAAGGCGGGCCCAAGATGGGGACGAGGATCAAGTTTGTGCAAACACGCTTCGATCCGGTTGACGTCACCGGGGCAAATCCACTCGTTCAATCCCTGTCGGATCAAGCATTGCGCCCATCGATGCATATGCCACAACCATTGCTTGAGTTGAAACCATTCGGAGAAACCCGGCACCTCCCCGCTTTCCAAACGGTGGAGGATGGGTTCCACATCGGGTAAATGCCGCAAGCACGCTTCCACCGCTTCCCGCCAATCGGGATGGCGAGCCGCATTGATCAAGCGCTCCAGTTCCTGGAGGGACTCCTGCCATGCCACCTCCTGTCCGGGAACAAACGGTGCCAACGATCGCTTGGCCCGTTGACCGAACGGCGTAAACGGTTGAAACCGGGCCCAGACTTCCGGCCACGACAGCGCCTGCCCAGTCTTCTCATCCATCCACACGACCGCACCTCCTTTTTTTTAGCGATGATTCACGTTTCGTTCGACATCGCATCCCGCACCACATTCACCACGGGAATCCCTCCCACCACTTCCTGCACCTTTTTTTTCATCTCGACGGGATCAAACGAAAACCCCTCCGGCGAAACGGGATTCACGGCGACGGCCACCAGTCGGACCGCATGCAGGTACCGGATCTGCCCGCCTATCCGGTACCAACGTCTGATCGTCGGCAACGTGGCAAAACAACGGGTCGGATCGGACAGCAGCAACGTGAGCGGCCGTCCGATCTCCAACATCTGCTGTGTCAAACGATCGGTCAGCGCGCCGGGCAGTGCCAATGCCGACCATTCCTCACTTGTCAAATATGCCTGCCACACCTGTCGGTCCACCAACAAACTGGAAAAAGGGAGCGAACGCAACTCTCCATTGCTCACCCCCATCAATGCCCTTTCCCGCAGTGCCGTCTCGACCGCATTTCGCTCCAGACCGTTTTCCACCACGGGGAGCGTGAAGATGCTGACGGTTTCCTCCACCTTTTTCACCACAGCCTGTAAGGTACGCCCCATGCTGGCCCCGACCACCAACACAGCCCCTTGCGTGAGGAGCGGACTGGCGGAGGCCTTGCGGTCATACGCACCGTCCACCAACGTGAGCGGCACCCCGTAATCCTGAAAACGGCGCAAAATTGTCCGCACTCCTTCCGCCGACGGTACCCCGGCCAGTTTGACTTGTGTCGGGCGCGTGGACCGAGCGAGATAAATGTCACCGAGCAGGGAATGAACGGGAGCGGATGCGATCACCTCCCAATCGCCGCCGCTTAGGTCCAAACAGGTTCCCGCCGTCGCCACCCACGTGCCGCCGGGAACGCGGATGGGCGGCTTGGGCCTGCCGCTCCAGGCATCCCGCTCTTCTCCGTCCACTCCGATGCTGAGGAGACCGACAGGCACACCAGATGACCGGGATTCGGCGATCAATGCGTTTAATACCGTGGTCTTGCCGACGTTTTTGGCCAACCCGATAATGGCCAGGGAATCGATTCCCTCTCTCTGCACACGAGACAACAGCATGGTCGTTACGTTTGTGTCAACTCCTTATCCTTGGCGGTGTTGGCAGTTTTCTTCTGCACGGGCTTACGTGCCTCACCCGGATTGACCTCCCCGACTCGGCGTTCTTCACGCGGCAATTGTTTCGGCTCGAGGTTGATGCGTTCGTCGCTCATCAACGCGGCCACGCCGACATTTTTTCCTTTGGCGGCTTGACATTCCGGGCACTCATCCGGGTTGTGCGGCTTGTAGTGGGATGGTTCCGGATAGGACGTAATCACGCCCTCAAAGTTGCGCAACACCGTTTTGGTCGGGCTTTGGGAAATGATGTAGTTGGGGCTGAGCGGGATTTTGCCACCGCCACCCGGTGCATCCACCACAAATGTCGGCACGGCGTAACCCGACGTATGGCCACGCAAGAACTCGATGATCTCCAATCCCTTGGAAACGGGTGCCCGAAAATGGCCGATCCCTTCGGAAAGATCGCATTGGTAGATATAGTACGGACGTACGCGGATCTTGACCAACTCATGCATCAGTTTTTTCATCACGTGCGGACAGTCGTTGATCCCAGCCAAGATGACCGACTGGTTGCCAAGTGGTACACCTGCATCGGCCAGCATTTCGCAGGCCCGTTTGGCTTCCGGCGTGATTTCCTTCGGGTGGTTGAAATGCGTGTTGAGCCAGACGGGATGATACTTTTTCAGGATTTTGCACAAATTTTCCGTAATCCGTTGGGGAAACACGACCGGCGCCCGCGTACCGATCCGAATGATTTCCACATGTGGGATTTCACGCAGGTTGGAGAGCAGATATTCTAATATACGGTCGTTCACCAAGAGACCGTCCCCGCCGGAGAGCAACACGTCCCGTACCGTCGGCGTGTTGCGGATATAATCGATGCAGGCGTCCATCTGCTTCTTCGGCACACCCATGCCGATCTGTCCCGAGAAACGTCGGCGTGTACAATACCGGCAGTACATCGAACATTGGTTGGTGATCAGAAACAGAACGCGGTCCGGATACCGGTGCGTCAGTCCCGGCACAGGGGAATCCGTATCCTCCAGGAGCGGGTCCTCCATATCGTACGGCGTCCGCATCAGTTCGCTGGATACCGGTACCGACTGCAAACGGATCGGGTCTTTCGGATCATCGGGGTCCATCAACAAAGCATAGTAGGGCGTGATGTTGAGCGGGATCGTCTGATTGGAAATCTTCACCCCTTCGATCTCTTCCTCGGTCAGATTGACCACCTTTTGCAAATCCTCCAATGTGCGGATC belongs to Polycladomyces subterraneus and includes:
- a CDS encoding MutS-related protein, with amino-acid sequence MDEKTGQALSWPEVWARFQPFTPFGQRAKRSLAPFVPGQEVAWQESLQELERLINAARHPDWREAVEACLRHLPDVEPILHRLESGEVPGFSEWFQLKQWLWHMHRWAQCLIRQGLNEWICPGDVNRIEACLHKLDPRPHLGPAFRLDDGFDPELADLRRRREACERNIREYREALAREIEQLTGVRRNREGEWVVDRRSPEATKLSAMNALAPVRETPFDVVYHAKPTLQEQEWMAKQERIEERIKEVEAAVLARLAASFRSDIPLMLDWLASVTRFDLQWARLRLSERWNGCRPRRSDGPIRLKGAVHPVVAERLDEQGYTFTPLDLEVERGVTVVIGPNMGGKTVAMKTLGVAVALAHYGFFVPAQYCELPLIPFLAGMIGDGQDAGAGLSTFGAEMARLGELLQRHPGGLLLLDEVGRGTNPAEGAALSAAVTAHLACGEHWAVHVTHHHEVLEVAGIRGYRTAGWKRPPDASVLLRTENWREWIDYRLMPLEPGDEIPCQATAVARLMGMPEAVVRDAERRLVSQRKKSTRVIGK
- the ablA gene encoding lysine 2,3-aminomutase; the protein is MRDWREVELWKDVTDEQWNDWLWQLTHTIRTLEDLQKVVNLTEEEIEGVKISNQTIPLNITPYYALLMDPDDPKDPIRLQSVPVSSELMRTPYDMEDPLLEDTDSPVPGLTHRYPDRVLFLITNQCSMYCRYCTRRRFSGQIGMGVPKKQMDACIDYIRNTPTVRDVLLSGGDGLLVNDRILEYLLSNLREIPHVEIIRIGTRAPVVFPQRITENLCKILKKYHPVWLNTHFNHPKEITPEAKRACEMLADAGVPLGNQSVILAGINDCPHVMKKLMHELVKIRVRPYYIYQCDLSEGIGHFRAPVSKGLEIIEFLRGHTSGYAVPTFVVDAPGGGGKIPLSPNYIISQSPTKTVLRNFEGVITSYPEPSHYKPHNPDECPECQAAKGKNVGVAALMSDERINLEPKQLPREERRVGEVNPGEARKPVQKKTANTAKDKELTQT